GACCATACATGATAATAAATTCAGCTTGCTTAAATGGCGGTGCAACTTTGTTCTTAACAACTTTAACTCGAGTTTCGTTACCCACTACTTCATCGCCATCTTTCACTGAGCCAATACGACGAATATCAATACGTACTGATGAGTAGAACTTAAGTGCATTACCACCCGTCGTTGTTTCTGGGTTACCGAACATCACACCAATCTTCATACGAATTTGGTTGATGAAGATACAAAGCGTATTTGAACGTTTGATATTTGCAGTTAGTTTACGCAAAGCTTGTGACATTAGACGCGCTTGAAGACCTACGTGTGCATCACCCATATCACCTTCAATTTCAGCTTTAGGTGTTAATGCTGCTACCGAGTCAACAATCACCACATCTACTGCACCTGAACGAACTAGCATGTCACAGATTTCTAATGCTTGCTCACCCGTATCAGGCTGAGAAACAAGTAGCTCGTCCACGTTAACACCCAGCTTTTCTGCATAGACTGGATCTAATGCATGCTCAGCATCAACGAATGCACATGTTTTACCTTGCTTTTGCGCTTCTGCAATAACTTGAAGAGTAAGCGTGGTTTTACCTGATGATTCAGGACCATAAATCTCGACAATACGACCTGTTGGTAAACCACCTATGCCTAACGCGATATCAATACCTAGTGAGCCAGTAGAAATTGCTTCAATGTCTAACGCTTGGCTATCACCTAGCTTCATGATTGAACCTTTACCAAATTGGCGTTCAATTTGTGATAACGCGGCATCTAGTGCCTTTTGTTTATTGTCGTTCATTTGCTTCTCCAATCTTGCGTAATGCCAGTAAGTATACTGTATGAAATTACAGTATCAAGCATATTTTTATGAATTTAATAGCTCAATTGACTTTTCTAAAGAAAAAACAATAGCTTGCTCTCTAACTTCAGCTCTATTTCCAGTAAAAACACAATGATAAGTGTGCTGTTTTCCCGACAAAAATAGACCAAACCATACAGTACCTACCGGTTTTTCATCACTCCCCCCTGTAGGCCCAGCGACTCCCGAAATTGCAATAGCAAGGTCTGCATTGGCAGCTTTCGCAGCGCCTGCACACATTTCTAACACGGTTTGTTCACTGACTGCACCATGCTCCTGTATAGTACTTTCGGTTACCCCCAGCAATGCCTGCTTCGCTTCATTACTGTAGGTGACAAAACAGCGGTCAATATATCGTGAACTGCCCGATGTATCGGTAAGCGCGTAACTCACTCCTCCACCAGTACATGATTCAGCGGTAGTGATCGTCAGTCGTTTATCAGCTAAAATAGCGCCCAACTTTGACGCTAGAGTACTTACTTGTTGCTGTAGCTCCATCATTATCCTTTTAGGTCATTGCATGTCGATAGATTTATATTCAGAACATACTATAAAACAACAAACTCCCATGATGCAGCAATATCTGCGGATCAAAGCGGATCATCAAGACATTTTACTGTTTTATCGCATGGGTGACTTTTATGAATTGTTCTTTGACGATGCTATTCGTGCCGCTCAACTACTCGATATTTCACAAACCCATCGCGGCAAAGCGGGCGGTGCCCCCATACCAATGGCCGGTGTACCCTACCATGCGGTAGAAAATTATCTTGCGCGCCTAGTGCAAATGGGGGAGTCAGTAGCAATTTGTGAGCAAGTTGGTGATCCTGCAACCAGCAAGGGGCCGGTTGAGCGAAAAGTGGTACGTATTGTCACACCAGGTACAGTCAGTGATGAAGCTTTATTACAAGAGCGTCAAGACAATTTACTTGCAAGTGTCTATCAAAATAAACAAGACCAATACGGCGTCGCTTATCTTGATATCAATTCAGGCCGTTTTAACATCGTTGAACTAAACACCGATGAAGCATTGATTTCGACGCTGCAACGCCTGCAGCCCGCTGAATTACTTTACCCTGAGTCATTCCAAAATCTATTTTTACTTGAGCAAGTCAAAGGCGGTCGTCGTCGTCCTGATTGGGAGTTTGATTTAGATACTGCTAAACATTTGCTTTGCCAACAGTTCGGTACACAAGATCTAATCGGCTTTGGCGTTGAAAAAGCGCATACAGGTTTAATCGCTGCAGGCTGTGTGATGCAATATGTTAAAGATACACAACGCATTGCTCTGCCACATATTCGTGCCATTACCCTTGAGAAAAACGAACATGCGGTGATCCTAGATGCAGCAACGCGTAAAAACTTAGAACTGACAGTAAACCTATCTGGCGGGATCGAAAACACACTAGCACAAGTATTAGATAAAACCGCGACACCGATGGGCTCGCGTTTATTAAAGCGTCGTATTCATACACCAGTTCGTGATCACAATGAATTAAATGCCCGACTAAATGCCATTGCCAGCTTGATCAATAGCCAAATTTGTCTGGAGCTCTATGACAGCTTAAGACATATTGGCGATATTGAGCGTGTAGTGGCGCGCCTTGCACTATGTACTGCGCGCCCTCGTGACTTAACGCGTTTACGAGGAGCTTTACAAGCCCTTGCACCGCTGCATGCATTACTCGATGAGGCAGCCGATCCACGTATAAAATTGATTTGCGATCAATCTCCTGTATTACCTAAGCTACAGTCACTCTTAGAGCAAGCGATTATTGATAATCCGCCCGTGCTGATCCGTGATGGCGGCGTAATTGCAACAGGTTATAACGCTGAACTTGATGAGTGGAGAGCACTGAGCCAAGGCGCAACAGATATTCTTGAGAAGTTAGAAGTGCGCGAACGTGAGCGTACTGGGATCAGCACCCTTAAAATTGGCTACAACAAGGTGCATGGCTTTTACATTGAAATCAGCCGTGCCAACTCACACCTTGTGCCACCAGAATATATTCGTCGCCAAACGCTTAAAAACAATGAGCGCTATATTATTCCTGAACTGAAAGAGCATGAAGACAAAGTACTTGGCAGCCAAAGTAAGGCCCTAGCACTTGAGAAGCAGCTATATGAGCAGTTATTTGAATATATTGCGCCTTACTTAGAGCAACTGCAATTAATGTCTTCTGCACTCGCTGACTTAGACGTATTAAATACCTTAGCTGAACGTGCGCAAACGCTCGATTACTGCAAACCACAATTAACGCTAGAGAGTGGCATCGACATCATTGATGGTCGCCACCCAGTTGTTGAACATGTAAGTCAAGAGCCATTCATTGCCAACCCTGTAAAACTCAATGAACAACGTAAAATGTTGATCATCACAGGTCCTAATATGGGTGGTAAATCTACCTATATGCGTCAAACAGCGCTTATCACTTTAATGGCACATATTGGCTCTTATGTACCAGCAAGTGCAGCGCGTATCGGCCACATTGACCGTATCTTTACACGTATTGGCGCGAGTGATGATCTTGCTTCAGGTCGCTCAACCTTCATGGTAGAAATGACTGAGACCGCCACGATTCTTAACAATGCGACCGAAAACTCATTGGTGTTAATGGATGAAATAGGCCGAGGTACCAGCACCTATGATGGTTTATCGTTGGCCTATGCAACCGCAGACTACCTAGCAAGTAAGCTCAATGCTAAAACCCTCTTTGCGACGCATTACTTTGAGTTAACAGAGCTTGCAGAGCAACAAACAGGGCTTGTAAACGTACATTTAGATGCGGTAGAACACAACGATACTATTGCCTTTAAGCACACAGTCTTAGATGGCGCTGCGAGTAAAAGCTTTGGTTTGCAAGTCGCTGGACTCGCTGGAGTACCAAAACCTGTTCTTGCCATGGCGAAAGAAAAGTTAAAACGCCTTGAGCAACATGAAAGTGTGATTGATGAACAAAAGCCAACCGCTCACTCACAAGGTCAGTTACCATTAGAGCCGGTTATGCAAGAATCAGAAGTTGAACTACAACTTGCGCACATTGATCCTGATGATCTAACTCCTCGCCAAGCACATGAGTTACTCTATAAATTAAAAGGCTTACTCAAGTAATCAGACCGTGATAGATAATAAAAAACCACTTCAATTGAAGTGGTTTTTTATTATTAAATGAAGCTTATTGTTGCTCAAATAAGCTATCGATATTTAAGCCTTCATGCTGCAAAATATCTTTTAAGCGTCTAAGGGCTTCAACTTGAATTTGTCTTACACGTTCACGTGTTAACCCTATTTCTCTGCCAACATCTTCTAATGTTGAAGGTTCATATCCAAGTAAACCAAAACGTCTTGCTAGTACTTCACGCTGCTTAGGGTTAAGCTCTCCAAGCCAATCAACAATATGCTTATTAATATCATTGTTCTGTACTTCATTTTCAGGGCCATAACCCTTTTCATCAGCAATAATATCTAACAGTGCTTTGTCATTTTCACCACCTATCGGCGTATCAACTGAAGTGATTTTTTCGTTCAGACGAAGCATTTTAGTAACGTCTTCAACCGGGCGGTCTAAGCATTCAGCAATTTCTTCTGCAGTGGGCTCATGGTCTAGCTTTTGTGTCAGCTCTCGAGCTGTTCTTAGATATACGTTAAGTTCTTTAACAACATGGATAGGCAAACGAATGGTGCGAGTTTGGTTCATTATTGCACGTTCGATGGTTTGTCTTATCCACCAAGTTGCATAAGTCGAAAAACGAAAGCCTCTTTCTGGGTCAAATTTTTCAACCGCTCTGATCAGGCCCAAATTGCCTTCTTCAATTAAATCTAGAAGCGCAAGACCACGATTATTGTAGCGTCGAGCAATTTTTACAACTAATCTTAAGTTACTTTCGATCATGCGTTTGCGAGAAGCTTCACAGCCTTTAAGTGCTTTACGAGCGAAATAAACTTCTTCTTCTGCACTTAATAGAGGGGAAAAACCAATTTCACCTAGATACAATTGCGTTGCATCTAAGTTTTTAACGGTTTCTTCTTTTGCAAAAACATCATCTTCCGTTTCGACATCTTCCAAAAGCTCCATTTTTTCGTCATCTAGTACTGCTTCTTCAACTTCAGCTTCTGCAGTGACTAGCTTCTTAGTCTCTTTCTTTGCTGTTTGAGCCATATCATCCTCCCAAGCGAGTGAGTGGTATTAATCCATCATACAGTCAGTAATAAAGCATTTATGGTAAATACTTCTTAGGATTTACCGCTTGGCCTTTAAAGCGAATTTCAAACCTCAAAGCCGTTTGCGTTGCATCCGTATTTCCCATTTCGGCAATTTTCTGCCCAGCTTTAACTTTTTGCTGCTCCCGAACAAGTAGTCGATCGTTGTGAGCATAGGCACTTAGGTAATCATCACTGTGTTTCAGGATGATTAAATTACCATACCCTCTCAACGCGCTTCCTGCATATACGACTGTCCCTGCTGCTGCCGCACTTACTGATGTTCCTAATTTATTTTTGATTTGAAGACCTTTATAACCTTGCTCTTTACTAGAAAAGCGCTTAGTTATTTGCCCTTGGGCTGGCCATTGCCAATCAATTTTGCCATTCTTTTTCGATGCTGCTGTACTTACTTTTTGAGTGGCTTGTTTTTGAACATACTCCCGTTGTTTTGGCTTCGCAAGATCTTTTTTTGCCAATTTGTTATTTTTTTGTTTCTTATCAACGGTCTTTGTTTTAACAACTTTATGTGGAGTGCTTTTTTTAGTGCGCGGTTTAGGTTTAGCTAGTACTAACTTTTGACCTGGAAAAATTGTATATGGCGGTTTGATATTATTTAAGGCTGCGATTGTCCGCACGTCCCTATTGGCGGTAAATGCGATGGCAAACAGCGTATCACCTTTTTGTACCGTGTACCGATTATTTTTTATTGTGATTTTACGTGATGATAATGAATCAGCATAAGTCAATGAAGTTACAGGTGCGGGTTTTTGCGTTGATGAACACCCTGAAATGAACACAATTAGTAACAAAATAATGAACGTGTTCACTGCTTGCATTCACTTACCCGGTAAAGTTGACGATTAACTTATTAAAAATAACAAGATAAGAAGAGTTTAGGCAAGATCATAGCGAAATTTCTCCCGCTATTAATGGAACAAAACGTACTGGCGCCATTTTATGTTCAACAAATTGCTCGCCCTTTCGTACCACTAAAGTTAACACTTGCTCTTCTTCACCGATGGGAACCAATAAAGCGCCATCGTTTTCAAGCTGTTCAAGCAAAGCTTGTGGTACTGTTTTTGCTGCTGCCGTCACAATAATGCCAGAAAATGGTCCTTTAGTTTGCCAGCCCTGCCAACCATCACCATGCTTCATAGAAACATTATATAAATCTAATTGATGCAAACGTCGCTTAGCTTGCCACTGCAGAGATTTAATTCGCTCAACGCTAAACACTTGCTCGAAAACTTGTGCTAAAACCGCGCTTTGGTAACCAGAGCCAGTTCCTATTTCCAAAACCTTACCTTTTACACCGACTTGTCGCAAAATTTCTGTCATCTTTGCAACAATAAATGGTTGAGAAATAGTTTGCCCATTACCTATGGGCAATGCAGTATTTTCATAGGCTTTGTGCTTTAACACATCATCAATAAAAAGGTGGCGTGGAGTGTCTTTAATAACTTGCAATACTTTTTTATCTTGAACCCCAGATGCTTTTAATTGTTCTACTAGAGCATCAGCACTGCGAGTATAATTGCCAAGCACTTAGCTCACCTCTTCTAACCAAGAAGACATCGCATCCATCGTCTCATATGCCGTCATATCAACCTTGAGTGGAGTCACAGCAACGTAGCCCTGATTGACAGCAAAGAAGTCGGTACCCTCACCGGCATCACTCTCAGAACCAAGCGAGCCATACCAGAAAACACTTCTACCCCAAGGATCAATTTGCTCAGTCATAGTATCCGCTTTGTGACGTGCTCCTAAGCGTGTCACCTTAACTCCTTTTAATTCAGTTAAAGGAATGTCTGGCACATTAACATTGATAATTTGATCTTTAGGCAACGGGTGAGAGCTTAATTGTTTAATTATTTTCACCACCACAGCCGCAGCGGTTTCGTAGTTTGCTTCTTTTTTTGAACAGAGAGAAACTGCAATTGCTGGTAACCCCAAATGACGCCCTTCTGTTGCCGCTGCTACAGTACCTGAATAAAGCGTATCATCACCTAAGTTAGCCCCATTGTTAATACCTGCGACAACTAGGTCCGGCTCTTCATCTAAAAGCTGATTCACACCAAGGTGAACACAGTCTGTCGGCGTGCCATTCACTGAGTAAAAGCCATTTTCTAATTGTGTTGCGCGCAATGGATTTAACAATGTCAAAGAGTTACTTGCGCCACTACAGTTTCTATCAGGGGCAATAACGGTCACATCGGCAATTTTGCTCAAGGCTTCATACAATACAGAGATCCCTTTTGCATGAACTCCATCGTCGTTACTGAGTAAAATCTTCATCGTTCGTCCTTATTTGCAAATGCGCTTTTATTCACATCAACGTAATTAACTAGCTCTCTAAGTACAGCTGTGGCGAATGTCCCTTTAGGTAATGCAAAGTGTAATTCGATACTGTCTGACGACAAGGTCTTCACTTCAAGATCTATGGGGATCAATCGCAGAGCACGGCGCTCATTTTTTAATCCTAATTCGGCAAGACCATGATGCCAAGCATTAAAGGCTTTAAGAAAGTCTTTTTCTTGCGCAATTAACCCTTTTTCACCTTTACCGACCAGAGGTGCCGACAAGCAAATGTCTCCGGAGGTTAGCCTTGCAATGTTTTCATCGCTGATATCATCTTCAAAGAACGCATTAGAGCCTTCTAGCATAAAGATTTCTCTATGCCAGGTTTTCGCTAAGCCATGTTCTTTTACACGCATACTCACTAACTGATTGAAAATGTGTGAGCGAGCAGCAGAAATAACGATACTACGTAATTTTCTGTCGCGAATATGTTCACCTGCAAACATGCGCTCAGCCATAGTAAGGTTATGACCATCATGACCAAAGCGTTGTTCACCAAAGTAGTTTGGCACGCCCTGACGCACCGCATTAATACGTGACAAAATATCTAATGGCTTATCAATGTTTCTTAGTGTGATCGTAAAGCGATTACCTGAGTGACAGCCTGTTCTTAGCTTTCTGTTGTGACGCTTTTGTTTTGCAACAAAAATAAAGTCATCGTTTAGCTCGGTAAAATCAACGTCTTTCTTAATAGGAACAGGGACACTAAACCACTGGCTACAAACACCATGGCGATCTTTCAGTCCCGCATAGCTGACGTTTTTTACATGTGTTCCAGCTTGTTTTGCAATTTTTTTAGCGACATCTAACGTGTTTATCTGTTTTTTAATAATATGCAAACAGACATGTTCACCTTCGCCGGTCAGCTCAATATCCAATATTTCATCTACAATGAAGTCTTCTGGCTGACTTTTAAAATCAGCTACCGCTTCAGGCTTGTCATACAGATAATGCAATTCCATTATACTTTAACCAATAACGCAACTGCATGGGCTGAAATGCCTTCTTTACGACCTTCGAAACCAAGCTTTTCTGTGGTCGTTGCTTTTACATTTACCTGATTCAATTCAACCTGACAATCAGCAGCTAGGTTGGCACGCATGTTATCAATATGCGGTCTCATTTTTGGTGCTTGCGCAACAATCGTGACATCGCAATTACCTAGTTTATAACCGAGCTCTGTAACTTGATCCATTACTTGTCTTAGCAAAATACGACTATCTATATTTTCAAATTCAGCAGACGTATCTGGGAAATGTTTACCAATGTCGCCAAGTGCCATTGCGCCAAGTAAAGCATCACATAACGCATGAATAGCTACATCCCCATCGGAGTGTGCAATAAAGCCTTGCTCAAAAGGAATTTTCTCACCACAGATCGTTAATGGGCCTTCACCACCGAATTTATGCACATCAAAACCATGACCAATTCTAATCATTTTCTTCTTCCTGCTCTTTTAGTAAAAACGCGGCTAAGCGTAAATCTTCTGGCGTGGTAATTTTAATATTATCACTTCGACCTTCAACGAGTAATACTGGCTTACCCTGTAGCTCCATAGCTGAAGCTTCATCCGTAATAAGTTTGGATTCAGATAAACAAGTCTTCAGAGCATCTTTTAGCGCCTGATAAGGAAATAACTGAGGTGTAAGAGCCTGCCATAATTCGGCACGAGGTACGGTCTCTTCACTATATTGTTGACCACGTTTAATGGTGTCTTTGACCTTAGCTGCAAGTATACCGCCTTCTTGCTTTTCAAAGCAGCTGGCAATCAACTTTTGTATGTCTTCAATTTGCACTATTGGTCTTGCTGCATCGTGTACTAAAACCCAATCAGGGTTTAGTGTCTCAAGTGCATTTAGTGCATTTAAAACTGAATCAGCTCGCTCTTTTCCACCCTCAGTCGTCCGTACTTTAGTCATATTAAATTGCTGTGTGTTAAACAACTCATCTTCTGGGTTAATTGCTAGCATGATGGTATTGAGCTCACGCATAGAAGTGAGCTTATTAACGGTGTGCTCTAAAATAGACTTATTATTTATTTTTAAATACTGTTTTGGGATCTCAGCCTGCATACGGCTGCCAACACCTGCAGCTGGAACAACAGCAGCAATAATAGGAGGATTATTCATGTTATTTATTCGGTAACACTCTAATGAAGGTTTCAGTTGGCTTGATCATACCAAGCTCATGTCTCGCTCTTTCTTCAACGCCTTCTAAACCAAGTTTAAGATCATCAATATCAGCTTTTAAAAGCTTATTTCGTTTGATTAATTTCTCGTTCGCTACCTGATGCGTATCTACAACGCTCTTCAAACGCGTATAATCTTGCATACCATTATGGCCGAACCAAAATTTATACTGAAGGAATAGCGCAAGGCTAAGAAGTAGAAACTGAAATATACGCAAAACTGCACTTCCCAATAACAAATTAATCAAACATCACGTTTTATTGAACGCACATTTTTCCAATTGATCATACTGGCTAATAGCATCTCGCGCAAACTAAGCCTTCTGGGTGGGACTGCTTTATTAAATTGCCACTGATGACCACAGCAAGCTGCGGTCATGACCTGTTTGCTTGGCTTTAGAACTTGTAGATTAAGGTTGGATTGAGAGGCCCCTGAAAAGAAAAACCATCCACTTAAGTTGCTATGAAAACTATTTTTTTCAACTTGATCAATGCAATCTAAGCTCAAAGACTGATAACCCGTATGCTCTTTTAGCACAGGAATAACTAATCCAGTTTTAGCATGTTTTTTATAAAATGAAGCATTTTGCTCTGGATCAGGAGAGGGCAACTTTTTCTGAGGTGCAAGCCAACCGCCATTTTGCGAATCTAATTCTAGCGGAATATCACCCTGCACTATATGCCGCGCAGCGCGTTCTACATAGAAGGGTAAACTAGCCAACGACTTACGTAGTTTCTGCTCGTTATGAACAGCAGCGAGTGCTGGAATTTCTCTGGCGTAGAAAACATTAACCAGCTCAGCAAACATTAACCGCTCTTTTTCATCGTTCCATAGCTGAGCTTGTTGCACACTCTGCACTGACATCCCCTTCTTCGGTTACTGCAGTTTTTATAGCATGTGCAACGTATTACTGCTAGCCCTTAGGTTTATTACCGAGTTTAACATCACCATTTTCTAAGAACTGTGCAACCGTATCGCGCTTTTTACCAAGTAATAAACAACCATCAGCAAGGAACATAAAGTTTTGCCAGCAACGTTTGAAAACATCAAACTGGGTTTCAATCACACAGTCTCTATTTAAGCAAAAATAAACCGTTGTATTGTTTTCCCACTTTAGAAATTCATTTATGCTCTCTGGTAGTTCATCTAACCCCGCTTCCCAGTCTTTTTCCCAGTTCAAGTTTTCTTGCCATGAACTTGCTTGCCCAGCCCACTCATTTTCAGTGAAAAAATCTGGATGATCTTTTTCACGACTAACCATAGTAGACCAAAGCACAGCTGAACGTGTTGGAGACATCAATTTAATCTTTTCAAGATCAGTCGGGGCAATTTCCAAGTCTTGATGCCTAAACACCCAAGCCTTTTTGAATTCATTAAGGGGAATATAATTCATTGTGACCTTTTAATTTTGCTCGCGGTTAGTGAGGTGGGATTATCACTATGTTTAAATGAAAAGTGAATGATAATTTGATATTTAATTTTTAAGGCTAAAAACGAAAAAACCCCAACTCTTTTGAGTTGGGGTTAAAATTTGGTGCTTAGCAATGTTCTACTTTCACATGGGAAGCCCACACTATCATCGACGCTGTTTCGTTTCACTTCTGAGTTCGGCATGGGGTCAGGTGGTTCCAAAACGCTATGGTCACTAAGCAAATTCTTTGAATTTGTTTGTATTCTTATTTTTTAAATTAGGCCCTGGCGATGTTCTACTTTCACATGGGAAGCCCACACTATCATCGACGCTGTTTCGTTTCACTTCTGAGTTCGGCATGGAGTCAGGTGGTTCCAAAACGCTATAGTCACCAGGAAATACTTTACGTGCAAAGGGTTAATGACAAGTGCGTAGCACTCATTTCCTTTGCGCAAGGTGAACTGATTTCGCGATATCGCTTATCTAATCACTTTGCTTTAAATTCGGAAAAAATCTGATAATTCTAAAACTTCTACTCTAGTTCATATTAGCTTCTGAGCTAAAACCACTTTGGCGTTGTATGGTTAAGCCTCACGGGTAATTAGTACTGGTTAGCTTAATGTATCACTACACTTCCACACCCAGCCTATCAACGTTGTAGTCTCCAACGGCCCTTCAGTTAACTTAAAGTTAAAGTGAGAACTCATCTCGAGGCTCGCTTCCCGCTTAGATGCTTTCAGCGGTTATCGATTCCGAACGTAGCTACCGGGCAATGCAATTGGCATCACAACCCGAACACCAGCGGTTCGTCCACTCCGGTCCTCTCGTACTAGGAGCAGCCCCTCTCAATTCTCAAACGCCCACGGCAGATAGGGACCGAACTGTCTCACGACGTTCTAAACCCAGCTCGCGTACCACTTTAAATGGCGAACAGCCATACCCTTGGGACCGACTTCAGCCCCAGGATGTGATGAGCCGACATCGAGGTGCCAAACACCGCCGTCGATATGAACTCTTGGGCGGTATCAGCCTGTTATCCCCGGAGTACCTTTTATCCGTTGAGCGATGGCCCTTCCATTCAGAACCACCGGATCACTATGACCTACTTTCGTACCTGCTCGACGTGTCTGTCTCGCAGTTAAGCTGGCTTCTACCATTACACTAACCGTACGATGTCCGACCGTACTTAGCCAACCTTCG
The Pseudoalteromonas phenolica genome window above contains:
- the ftsB gene encoding cell division protein FtsB, which codes for MRIFQFLLLSLALFLQYKFWFGHNGMQDYTRLKSVVDTHQVANEKLIKRNKLLKADIDDLKLGLEGVEERARHELGMIKPTETFIRVLPNK
- the ispD gene encoding 2-C-methyl-D-erythritol 4-phosphate cytidylyltransferase, with the translated sequence MNNPPIIAAVVPAAGVGSRMQAEIPKQYLKINNKSILEHTVNKLTSMRELNTIMLAINPEDELFNTQQFNMTKVRTTEGGKERADSVLNALNALETLNPDWVLVHDAARPIVQIEDIQKLIASCFEKQEGGILAAKVKDTIKRGQQYSEETVPRAELWQALTPQLFPYQALKDALKTCLSESKLITDEASAMELQGKPVLLVEGRSDNIKITTPEDLRLAAFLLKEQEEEND
- a CDS encoding DUF2947 family protein encodes the protein MNYIPLNEFKKAWVFRHQDLEIAPTDLEKIKLMSPTRSAVLWSTMVSREKDHPDFFTENEWAGQASSWQENLNWEKDWEAGLDELPESINEFLKWENNTTVYFCLNRDCVIETQFDVFKRCWQNFMFLADGCLLLGKKRDTVAQFLENGDVKLGNKPKG